A genome region from Gadus chalcogrammus isolate NIFS_2021 chromosome 7, NIFS_Gcha_1.0, whole genome shotgun sequence includes the following:
- the vps26c gene encoding vacuolar protein sorting-associated protein 26C: MSITLDIRLKRANKVYHEGEVLAGVVVLASKEAVQHQGISLTMEGVVNLQLSSKSVGVFEAFYNSVKPIQLINSNIEVAKAGRIPGGKTEIPFEFPLSTKGNKVLYETYHGVFVNIQYILRCDMKRSLLAKDLSRTFEFMVHCQPQKAKLVAMPVDFTITPETLQNVQERSLLPRFLIRGHLNATNCVITEPLTGELMVENSQVAIKSIELQLVRVETCGCAEGYARDATEIQNIQIAEGDVCHGLSIPIYMVFPRLFTCPTLETTNFKVEFEVNVVIVLHDDHLITENFPLKLCRV, from the exons ATGAGCATCACTTTGGATATACGTCTCAAAAGAGCCAACAAAGTTTACCATGAAGGG GAGGTCCTTGCGGGTGTGGTAGTGCTGGCCAGCAAAGAGGCGGTCCAACACCAGGGCATCTCCCTCACCATGGAGGGCGTGGTCAACCTCCAGCTCAGCTCCAAGAGCGTGGGCGTCTTCGAGGCCTTCTACAACTCTGTCAAG CCCATTCAACTGATCAACTCCAACATCGAGGTGGCAAAAGCTGGCAGGATTCCCGGAGGCAAGACGGAGATCCCCTTTGAGTTCCCCCTGAGTACCAAGGGTAACAAGGTTCTGTACGAGACATACCACGGCGTGTTTGTCAACATTCAG TACATCCTGCGCTGCGACATGAAACGCTCGCTGCTGGCCAAAGACTTGAGCCGAACGTTTGAGTTCATGGTGCATTGCCAG CCACAGAAAGCCAAGTTGGTGGCCATGCCTGTAGACTTCACCATCACCCCAGAGACCCTGCAGAACGTTCAGGAG AGGAGTCTGCTGCCTCGGTTCCTGATCAGGGGTCACCTGAACGCCACCAACTGTGTGATCACCGAGCCGCTCACTGGGGAGCTGATGGTGGAGAACTCGCAGGTGGCCATCAAGAGCATCGAGCTGCAGCTGGTCCGAGTGGAGACCTGCG GCTGCGCTGAAGGGTACGCGCGAGACGCCACAGAGATCCAGAACATCCAGATTGCGGAGGGCGACGTCTGCCACGGACTGTCCATCCCCATCTACATGGTATTCCCCCGGCTCTTCACCTGTCCAACCCTGGAGACCACGAACTTCAAAGTGG AATTTGAGGTCAACGTGGTGATCGTCCTCCATGACGACCACCTGATTACTGAGAACTTTCCACTGAAGTTGTGCAGAGTTTGA
- the ttc3 gene encoding E3 ubiquitin-protein ligase TTC3 gives MSDSDSGSEYLDCGDLRRQTQRIFGHDFPVLTLHPSEETYKTWHSFPLSVRLKHGKALKVCSFWLPMVLQRQRVNSTTRWAMQVGFIDTVESDLELTHVYKIEVIESVLRALDRGCVSLDNTKHLIWISNNLNLHVPEVLDDALQWLQRTGEPNICQQVLDLGPKEICFLAIQYIFAEYAQFVQSMGVNAEGMVRALTRHHNEADKVKSEDMKTKGNTFFQKKDYGAAIKCYTQAIRHTPENHMVYANRALCYIRVEKYLKAVGDGKRATLLEPFWAKGHYRYCEALFSLKEHRKAIEANELAQFICIPSGDGLKDLVQQKKKFISEMTEKAGPLPETKNKRQGISSKSSPGTSLPSTDMPAVKVDTKLATGKVPHVKAKKTNPGLKEGITPAMINSKLSKQQKSETDRSKNEGPKVVMTNKSNNEKDHSKEKNVAKSPKTNVACIAALRSAVQDGYVALADLRCWLAEKAFSQALALLQTTPPKDLGISTLDEAVLHYGRASALIEIGQPQELGEALREFDIIKTFEKRTFECLVYYGIGRVYFKENRFKDALAHFTDSMQMVTKRITPGKLTWPLTKEIVKETQLDYFKESLLELMASCQFPPMPDAICRHGNCIGHIKTAIYFTDPDFKGFIRLVCCQGCVVEYHISCWKSLKTTLFSDSNEKDFLQRDCLTPDCKSSICSIQIYGSTGLIKCKFETVIRKPERLRKFRVNQKCTSLKNLQSKEERKLRRKQAKQVSKDTIITDSNDRQEERDAAREEQSCQEAGPSSGRSLLRDRGLFQLQQNRELLGEWRGDDLPALVARLMPWVELDSSKGNAVAARILGMGPSQVETLGQVVDLLLERENRVWARVLIEFLGGSLKWARRLDNEGLNAARVFMETHAGHLELIDPSSLLHFAPMKMVRKFESQPELLRQPGITLLQYLKGAPAQDLRVFIWTLEEHRGQFECCHTMLDEFFDILDGDCVIMKKSDNLNENNSPVKTRNKRRKKKPKDQKAVLVPSGMRGGTQRHEQDFFDDDDSLSYLGSGDPFSVPDHLRDQVASFESHYNPPTPKTILDDNPDPTEESLYDYFAQILEEHGPLGAGDPLLLGQLDLFPPEARQRIQRSGGFRTFMLQSPRFVLMGEHIGLDRPAVSLQGAWGGLDHLDELQPQSPGPPATPSPYDEYQQLLALPCPYPYYADQKPSSTSASADCVSNSSGTTGSDAGVNTSHHFNHSSGSDSGDLEPKSSEACRADCEDVAVNAENGCEQHNEVAQKCQDLDHRLRYLEKAVQHKISVAALEKAIEETNTNIQVTNKEVELFQQKLEEMVRRDQKEKRANQEELKALKMESEELAGQQARLSRSLQEKRIKYDKQLRDFCDLSNQSAAEKMSLEDEIKRCLVLCTKAAARSRKAELSTLEINQKQSLHCLNKSLSDSLEILLKLEEVAPRYPPQVMAVFQLRWRQCVQEAREKISVVESQYQEQAEQVKRGARLSALPPIRVPNAPEPPVAVTFSSIQKLSFAEGHSAPLAPSQHRSEPQPCGPSQAQSWGSTQVQAAEAPQVPVYPPPSQRNRPLEPQQATKFDKILEQLSIMFPDYSRQELMKSVQTFRRSNGGALTTVTFEDVINGVSQIILDHQGLDYSAQPPNAGSGVRQQNGTSAALPPASHVWLPLGTPRHCPTNALNMEDPCIICHDDMPPESVCVLQCRHSFHKECIRSWLKEQSTCPTCRKHALLPEDFPMLAGRWPTGRPAPSFS, from the exons ATGTCAGATTCAGACTCCGGTTCTGAATATCTTGATTGCGGGGATCTCAGGAGACAGACACAACGT ATATTTGGTCATGACTTTCCAGTTTTAACCCTACATCcgtcag aggaGACGTATAAAACGTGGCACAGCTTTCCTCTTAGTGTCAGATTGAAACATGGCAAGGCGCTGAAGGTGTGTTCCTTCTGGCTTCCCATGGTGCTGCAGCGCCAGCGGGTCAACAGCACTACCCGCTGGGCCATGCAAGTGGGCTTCATAGACACAGT tGAAAGTGACTTGGAGTTGACCCACGTGTACAAGATAGAAGTTATTGAGTCTGTTCTCAGAGCACTGGACAGAGGATGT GTCAGTTTGGACAACACCAAGCACCTGATTTGGATTAGCAATAATTTGAACTTG CATGTCCCAGAGGTACTTGATGATGCCCTACAGTGGCTACAGCGAACAGGAGAGCCCAACATCTGCCAACAAGTTCTGGATCTTGGCCCAAAAGAAATCTGCTTCCTTGCAATACAATACATCTTTGCAGAAT ACGCTCAGTTTGTTCAGTCCATGGGCGTTAATGCAGAAGGAATGGTGAGAGCCTTGACTCGTCATCACAATGAGGCCGACAAAGTG AAAAGTGAAGATATGAAAACGAAAGGGAATACATTCTTTCAAAAGAAAGATTACGGGGCTGCTATTAAGTGTTACACTCAAGCCATCAGACATAC CCCTGAGAACCATATGGTGTATGCAAACCGAGCCTTGTGTTATATCCGTGTCGAGAAATATTT AAAAGCTGTTGGAGATGGAAAACGAGCCACTTTGCTTGAGCCATTCTGGGCAAAG GGTCACTACCGTTACTGTGAGGCATTGTTCTCCCTTAAAGAGCACAGAAAAGCCATCGAAGCTAATGAATTAGCACAGTTCATTTGCATACCCAGCGGTGATGGTCTGAAGGACCTTGTGCAGCAAAAGAAAAAATTCATCTCGGAAATGACAGAGAAAG CCGGACCACTGCCAGAAACCAAGAATAAACG acaAGGTATTAGCAGCAAGTCCAGTCCTGGAACCTCGCTCCCATCTACAGACATGCCTGCAGTTAAAGTCGACACAAAACTGGCAACTGGCAAAGTCCCACATGTCAAG GCGAAAAAGACCAATCCAG GGTTGAAGGAAGGCATTACCCCTGCAATGATCAATTCCAAACTCTCCAAACAGCAAAAAAG TGAGACTGATAGGAGTAAGAACGAAGGCCCGAAAGTCGTCATGACGAACAAGTCCAACAATGAGAAGGATCATTCTAAGGAAAAG AATGTAGCGAAGAGTCCCAAAACAAACGTGGCCTGCATCGCAGCCCTGCGGTCAGCAGTGCAGGACGGCTACGTGGCCCTCGCTGACCTTAGATGCTGGCTGGCAGAGAAGGCCTTCTCCCAGGCGCTCGCGTTGCTCCAAACGACCCCACCCAAG GACCTTGGAATCTCGACCCTGGATGAAGCGGTGTTGCACTATGGCCGTGCGTCCGCCCTGATTGAAATTGGCCAACCACAG gAACTTGGAGAGGCACTAAGAGAATTTGACATTATCAAAACCTTTGAGAAACGCACATTTGAGTGTCTTGTATACTATGGGATTGGCAGGGTATATTTTAAGGAGAACAG GTTCAAAGATGCACTGGCACATTTCACAGACTCCATGCAGATGGTCACCAAACGGATCACTCCTGGAAAACTCACCTGGCCGTTGACCAAAGAGATTGTCAAAGAAACCCAGCTGGACTACTTTAAG GAGTCACTTTTGGAATTGATGGCGTCATGTCAATTTCCACCTATGCCAGATGCAATTTGTCGCCATGGAAACTGCATTGGTCACATAAAAACTGCGATCTACTTCACAGATCCAGATTTTAAG GGGTTCATTCGACTAGTTTGCTGCCAAGGTTGTGTTGTGGAGTATCACATTAGCTGTTGGAAAAGCCTCAAGACGACATTATTCTCCGATAGTAATGAAAAG GATTTTCTGCAACGGGACTGTTTGACTCCGGACTGCAAATCGTCAATTTGTAGTATACAAATCTATGGTTCTACTGGTCTAATTAAGTGTAAG TTTGAAACGGTCATCCGAAAGCCTGAGCGTCTGAGGAAGTTCAGAGTGAATCAGAAATGTACAAG TCTCAAGAATCTACAATCCAAGGAAGAGCGAAAGCTCAGGAGAAAACAAGCGAAGCAAGTATCCAAAGACACAATTATCACGGACAGCAACGACCGCCAAGAAGAACGAGATGCCGCCAGAGAAGAGCAGAGTTGCCAGGAAG CGGGCCCCAGCAGCGGCCGGTCCCTGCTCAGGGACCGCGGGCTGTTCCAGCTGCAGCAGAACCGAGAACTCCTGGGAGAGTGGCGGGGGGACGACCTGCCAGCCCTGGTGGCCCGCCTGATGCCCTGGGTGGAGCTGGACAGCTCCAAGGGCAACGCGGTGGCCGCCAGGATCCTGGGCATGGGGCCCTCGCAGGTGGAGACGCTGGGGCAGGTGGtggacctgctgctggagcgAGAGAACAGAGTGTGGGCCCGCGTGCTCATCGAGTTCCTCGGCGGTAGCCTGAAGTGGGCCCGGCGGCTGGACAATGAAG GTCTGAACGCCGCCCGTGTGTTCATGGAGACTCACGCAGGGCATTTGGAGTTGATAGACCCGTCCTCTCTCTTACACTTTGCGCCGATGAAAATGGTGAGGAAGTTTGAATCCCAGCCTGAGCTCCTGAGGCAGCCTGGCATCACGTTACTGCAGTACCTAAAGGGGGCCCCTGCCCAAGACTTGAGGGTGTTTATCTGGACCCTTGAGGAGCACCGGGGCCAGTTTGAATGCTGCCACACTATGCTCGATGAGTTCTTTGATATTTTGG ACGGCGATTGCGTCATCATGAAAAAGTCTGATAATTTGAATGAAAAT AACTCACCTGTTAAGACTCGTAACAAACGCCGAAAAAAGAAACCTAAAGaccaaaag GCTGTTCTAGTCCCGTCGGGCATGAGGGGCGGCACGCAGAGACATGAGCAGGACTTCTTTGATGATGATGACTCTTT GTCATACCTGGGCTCCGGTGATCCATTCAGCGTACCCGATCACCTGCGAGATCAAGTGGCGTCTTTTGAGTCCCACTACAATCCCCCCACCCCTAAGACCATTCTGGACGACAACCCTGACCCCACCGAGGAGAGCCTGTATGA CTACTTTGCCCAAATCCTGGAGGAGCACGGCCCCCTGGGGGCCGGGGACCCCCTGCTACTGGGCCAGCTGGACCTATTCCCCCCTGAGGCTCGGCAGAGGATCCAGCGCTCAGGGGGCTTCAGGACCTTCATGCTGCAGTCACCGCGCTTCGTCCTGATGGGCGAGCACATCGGCCTTGACCGGCCCGCCGTCTCCCTGCAGGGAGCGTGGGGTGGCCTGGACCACCTGGACGAGCTGCAGCCCCAGAGCCCAGGGCCGCCCGCCACTCCATCACCGTACGATGAGTACCAACAGCTACTGGCCCTGCCGTGTCCCTACCCTTATTATGCCGACCAAAAGCCCAGTAGCACGTCAGCAAGCGCGGACTGTGTTTCAAACTCCTCTGGGACGACTGGAAGTGATGCAGGGGTGAACACCAGTCATCACTTCAACCACTCCTCAGGAAGTGACTCCGGGGACTTGGAACCGAAGAGCAGCGAG GCCTGTCGAGCCGACTGCGAGGATGTGGCGGTCAATGCAGAGAATGGG TGTGAACAACACAACGAAGTGGCGCAAAAGTGCCAGGATCTAGATCATCGGTTACGGTACCTGGAGAAGGCCGTCCAACACAAAATCAGCGTGGCGGCTCTGGAGAAAGCCATAGAGGAGACCAACACCAACATACAA GTGACCAATAAAGAGGTGGAGCTCTTCCAGCAGAAGCTTGAGGAGATGGTGAGGAGAGACCAGAAAGAGAAGAGGGCCAATCAGGAGGAACTCAAGGCCCTGAAGATGGAGAGCGAGGAGCTGGCGGGGCAGCAGGCCAG GCTCTCCAGAAGTCTGCAGGAGAAGCGTATCAAGTATGATAAACAGCTGAGGGACTTCTGTGATCTGAG TAATCAGTCAGCAGCAGAGAAGATGAGCCTGGAGGATGAAATAAAACGATGTCTGGTTTTATGTACCAAGGCAGCTGCAAGGTCTCGGAAAGCAGAG CTGTCAACACTGGAAATCAATCAAAAGCAAAGCTTGCACTGCCTGAATAAGTCCCTCTCCGACAGCCTGGAGATTCTGCTCAAGCTAGAGGAGGTGGCCCCCAG GTATCCTCCACAGGTCATGGCCGTGTTCCAGCTGCGATGGAGGCAGTGTGTCCAGGAGGCCAGGGAGAAGATCTCCGTGGTGGAG AGTCAGTACCAGGAGCAGGCTGAGCAGGTGAAGAGGGGGGCGAGGCTGAGTGCGCTGCCCCCAATCCGCGTGCCCAATGCCCCAGAGCCCCCCGTCGCTGTG acGTTTTCATCCATCCAGAAGTTGTCTTTCGCTGAGGGCCACAGCGCCCCCCTGGCTCCGAGCCAGCATCGGTCTGAACCACAGCCATGTGGGCCCTCGCAGGCCCAGTCCTGGGGGTCCACACAGGTCCAGGCTGCTGAGGCCCCCCAGGTCCCCGTCTACCCACCACCCAGCCAGAGGAACCGGCCCCTGGAGCCGCAGCAAGCCACCAAGTTTGACAAAATCCTGGAGCAGCTCAGCATCATGTTCCCCGACTACAGCAG gcaggaGTTGATGAAGTCTGTTCAAACGTTTCGCCGGTCAAACGGCGGCGCTCTGACCACAGTGACCTTTGAAGACGTCATCAACGGCGTCTCTCAGATCATCCTGGACCACCAG GGGTTGGATTACAGCGCCCAGCCCCCCAACGCAGGAAGCGGTGTGCGGCAGCAGAACGGGACCTCCGCCGCCCTCCCGCCCGCCTCCCACGTCTGGCTTCCGCTGGGAACGCCCAGGCACTGCCCCACCAACGCT CTCAACATGGAGGACCCGTGTATCATCTGCCATGACGACATGCCCCcggagagtgtgtgcgtgctgcaGTGCAGGCACAGCTTCCACAAAGAG TGCATCAGGTCGTGGCTGAAGGAGCAGAGCACGTGCCCGACGTGCCGGAAGCACGCCTTGCTGCCAGAGGACTTCCCCATGCTGGCGGGGCGGTGGCCAACGGGACGCCCCGCCCCTTCCTTCTCATAG